From Fundulus heteroclitus isolate FHET01 chromosome 5, MU-UCD_Fhet_4.1, whole genome shotgun sequence, a single genomic window includes:
- the marf1 gene encoding meiosis regulator and mRNA stability factor 1 isoform X2 has protein sequence MDGARKESSADGSRAVPCPGHPETDASNLLWKHKDCFSSNETTSPHQKNQNNAYMDNRKAVLDLKDVPPPPPPPHYPSTSQFSQPFPLTPLPLPPVCFPPSLQPTQDSHQQYLSSKQQQGGPGPKVSVCTHCDYCSTGGYGLVDGRGDAGGGICTPRAAPSSLGAPVGRSEPCAVASSVHRYSNLSRDGGSGAPDPPLPLGCKPPPPSSVATSQPLSLHPYFPCCPGLLQPCSAALPLQTGTFPAPAPPSSSVASPPAPAPASCLVSSGFYTCGVDCNASSRAFQRAALGEHPGSTTVTASTTSALFPSNLTGCRDGALFCHECMLKPKTGLTSESKLWPDVPAPPAASIPVPVCNGCGTSSDGTMLMPSPSRGKIGYKYGAELGGPENIPPVGVFWDIENCSVPSGRSAEAVVQRIRSRFFQGHREAEFICVCDISKESKAVIQELNNCQVTVAHINATAKNAADDKLRQSLRRFADTHAAPATVILVSSDVNFASELSDLRHRHGFQVILIHGNHTSSTLLQQAHRHVSFQEITADLPQRVLVKSQDVVNTETRTRVGLPQQCRGRAASSSPHRNGTGAPEEQTKVGLTGEPVHRRENSSPRSVTGSPVAQRDRGFSEFTISTPSAFNKLSLNRSFSPLVPSQGSWSSRSVSPCLSSRSSPLLTTARDFCPEGPSEPFSEGAELQVANLDYRMSRKDLQQMLHDAFSRYGQVKVVDLSPHTDYQLKATVQMASLQQAIGAVSGLHRYKIGSKRVQVSLVTGGNNKSLSLLSTEIICILQDAPANCLPLFKLAEIYEKKHCRRLAVGDLYKLSDVLSVREQGGSRLACLLPNVQVRQSPLGSSQSQEGSSSASGSPVVFEELEYHEPVCRQHYAKQDFSEADFDPESYKAPFVVISLSRLASEVHSLLQMHDGTLPLLSFPDCYAAKFCPLHVSSEMLEDGVPLEHLITCIPSVTIVTAQNGFKVIKWVHNKPPSQNSEPWIQRCKSPVGNPQLIQFSREIIDLLKSQPSCLMPISKFIPSYHHHFAKQCRVSDYGFSKLLELLEAVPHVLQIIGMGTKRLLTLTHRAQVKRFTQDLLKLLKFQASKQVAIRDFMQAYHWCFSRDWRVTDYGVCDLMDLLAEIPDTTITITNQTTDTVISVPKRERTVEEMERTKQFGKEVVDLLRHQPHCRMPFSKFIPTYHHHFGRQCKLSYYGFTKLMELFEAIPDIVMVLECGEEKVLILTEVERIKALAAQLVKLLRAQKNLSLPVSQLLPEYSKTFGYGIRLQDYDAAALPALLAKLCHVVKVVDGADGREVQLINRKSLRLLTTQLLALLMSQGGRQVATGVKVEELSRLYLNVHGAQLNPCEYGFLSLSELLKSLPYLVELYFEGSGEDGKDSGGSQGVEWVRLTRLYQFAGNVRALLHTYHYNQIFLTEFQGAYSKFTGCSLDPRFYGYVTTDELLSAIPQVVWIKGHGHKKIIVLKNDMKAKPSCSVPSSPQPGEMQESPRDSPVSSTTSGTQSPGCEVDSELLRLTSPVDLLCGPVPSCLPSPQLRPDPVLLQQMDLIDFEKTPPPQLPTEPDSAEEAAAADGEQPGGTDGSPPAPDGKIALSTDSPGRRASRSRFKLAANFSFTAGL, from the exons ATGGATGGCGCAAGGAAGGAGAGCTCGGCAGACGGCTCTAGAGCCGTCCCGTGTCCAGGTCACCCAGAAACGGATGCCTCCAACCTCCTATGGAAACACAAAGACTGCTTCTCCTCAAATGAGACGACTTCCCCTCATCAGAAAAACCAAAAC aaCGCCTACATGGACAACCGAAAGGCTGTGCTGGACCTGAAGGATGTCCCCccgccgccgcctcctcctcaTTATCCGTCCACGTCCCAGTTTTCCCAGCCCTTTCCTTTGACACCTCTGCCTTTGCCTCCCGTCTGCTTCCCGCCTTCCCTGCAGCCGACACAAGACTCACACCAACAGTATCTGTCGTCAAAACAGCAGCAAGGCGGTCCTGGTCCCAAAGTAAGCGTTTGCACCCACTGTGACTACTGCAGCACGGGCGGCTATGGCTTGGTGGACGGCAGGGGCGACGCTGGTGGCGGCATCTGCACACCTCGGGCCGCGCCGAGCTCTCTGGGAGCGCCGGTCGGCAGATCAGAGCCGTGCGCCGTAGCCTCGTCCGTTCATCGCTATAGTAACCTAAGCCGCGACGGCGGGAGCGGCGCGCCTGATCCCCCGCTCCCTCTTGGTTGCAAACCTCCGCCGCCGTCTTCCGTGGCTACTTCTCAGCCTCTTTCCCTGCACCCTTACTTCCCCTGCTGCCCAGGACTCCTCCAGCCCTGCTCGGCAGCGTTACCGCTTCAGACCGGCACCTTTCCCGCTCCCGCACCCCCGTCCTCCTCCGTCGCCTCTCCGCCCGCTCCGGCGCCGGCGTCCTGTCTGGTCTCCTCCGGGTTTTACACGTGCGGCGTGGACTGCAACGCGTCGAGCAGAGCGTTCCAGAGAGCGGCACTCGGCGAGCACCCGGGCAGCACCACCGTTACCGCTTCTACCACCTCGGCACTTTTCCCCTCTAATCTCACGGGTTGTCGCGACGGGGCACTCTTCTGCCACGAGTGCATGTTAAAG CCAAAGACTGGTCTGACGTCTGAGTCCAAGTTGTGGCCCGACGTTCCCGCGCCTCCAGCTGCTTCCATCCCCGTTCCCGTTTGTAATGGCTGTGGCACGTCCTCTGATGGCACGATGCTCATGCCGTCCCCCAGCCGTGGCAAGATTGGCTATAAATACG GTGCAGAGCTTGGCGGTCCTGAGAATATCCCTCCCGTCGGCGTCTTCTGGGACATCGAGAACTGCAGCGTGCCCAGCGGACGCTCCGCTGAAGCAGTGGTGCAGCGGATTCGCAGCAGGTTCTTCCAGGGACACCGCGAGGCCGAGTTCATCTGCGTCTGTGATATCAGCAAGGAGAGTAAAGCCGTTATCCAAGAGCTCAACAACTGCCAG GTTACCGTCGCTCATATCAACGCCACAGCAAAGAATGCTGCCGATGACAAACTTCGCCAGAGCCTGAGGCGATTTGCAGATACCCACGCTGCACCGGCGACCGTCATACTGGTCTCCT CGGACGTGAACTTTGCCAGCGAGCTGAGTGACCTGCGCCATCGCCACGGCTTCCAGGTGATCCTCATCCACGGCAACCACACGTCCTCGACTCTGCTGCAGCAGGCCCACCGCCACGTGTCCTTTCAGGAAATCACAGCCGACCTGCCGCAGCGCGTGCTTGTCAAATCGCAG GATGTGGTTAACACGGAGACCAGGACCAGGGTGGGCCTGCCGCAGCAGTGCAGGGGCCGGGCTGCCTCCTCATCACCCCACAGAAACGGGACCGGAGCCCCGGAGGAGCAGACCAAGGTCGGCCTGACGGGAGAACCCGTCCATCGGAG AGAGAACTCCAGCCCCCGGAGTGTAACCGGATCGCCCGTGGCGCAGAGGGACCGGGGCTTCAGCGAGTTCACCATCAGCACACCCTCCGCCTTCAACAAGCTGAGTCTGAACAGGAGCTTCAGCCCCCTCGTCCCGTCTCAGGGGTCCTGGTCCTCCCG GAGCGTGTCCCCCTGCCTGTCCAGCCGCTCCTCCCCTCTGCTTACAACCGCCCGCGACTTTTGCCCCGAGGGTCCGTCTGAGCCGTTCTCAGAGGGGGCTGAGCTCCAGGTGGCCAACCTGGACTACAGGATGTCCCGCAAGGatctgcagcagatgctgcatGACGCCTTCTCCCGATACGGACAG GTAAAAGTCGTGGATCTGAGCCCCCACACGGATTATCAGCTGAAGGCCACGGTTCAGATGGCGTCCCTGCAGCAAGCCATCGGCGCCGTCAGCGGCCTGCACCGCTACAAGATCGGAAGCAAGCGCGTCCAGGTCTCTCTGGTCACCGGCGGCAACAACAAGTCTCTCTCTTTGCTCAG cacaGAGATCATTTGCATCCTGCAGGACGCTCCCGCTAACTGCCTCCCCCTGTTCAAACTTGCCGAGATCTACGAGAAGAA gcACTGTCGCAGACTGGCCGTCGGAGACCTGTACAAGTTGTCGGATGTGCTGTCTGTGCGGGAGCAGGGGGGCTCCAGGCTGGCGTGCCTCCTTCCCAACGTCCAGGTCCGCCAGAGTCCGCTGGGATCCTCCCAGTCGCAGGAAGGCTCCTCGTCTGCCAGCGGGAGTCCTGTCGTCTTTGAGGAGCTGGAGTACCACGAGCCTGTTTGCAGACAGCATTACGCTAAGCAGGACTTCAG CGAGGCCGACTTTGACCCTGAATCCTACAAAGCCCCCTTTGTGGTGATATCGCTGAGCCGCTTGGcctctgaagtccacagtctgTTGCAGATGCATGACGGCACCCTTCCGCTGCTCAG TTTTCCAGACTGCTACGCAGCAAAGTTTTGCCCTCTGCACGTTAGCAGCGAGATGCTTGAGGACGGTGTTCCTCTGGAGCATTTGATCACCTGCATTCCCAGCGTCACCATCGTCACGGCTCAGAACGGCTTCAAAGTCATCAAGTGGGTCCACAACAAACCCCCTTCACAAAACTCCG agcCATGGATTCAGCGGTGCAAGAGTCCCGTCGGCAATCCGCAGCTCATCCAGTTCAGCAGAGAGATCATCGACCTGCTGAAGAGTCAGCCGTCCTGCCTCATGCCAATCAGCAAATTCATTCCTTCCTATCACCACCACTTTGCCAAGCAGTGCCGCGTCTCCGACTACGGCTTCTCCAAGCTGCTGGAGCTCCTGGAAGCTGTCCCACATGTCCTGCAG ATAATAGGAATGGGCACCAAACGTTTACTGACCCTAACCCACCGAGCTCAAGTGAAGCGCTTCACGCAAGACCTTCTAAAATTGCTCAAGTTCCAAGCTAGTAAACAGGTGGCCATCAGGGACTTTATGCAGGCGTATCATTG GTGCTTCTCCAGAGACTGGAGGGTAACGGACTATGGCGTATGTGACCTGATGGACCTGCTGGCCGAGATCCCAGacaccaccatcaccatcacTAACCAGACCACAGACACCGTCATCTCTGTCCCTAAGAGAG AGCGTACGGTGGAGGAAATGGAGCGAACAAAGCAGTTTGGGAAGGAGGTGGTGGACCTCCTCCGTCATCAGCCACACTGCCGAATGCCGTTCAGTAAATTCATTCCCACCTACCACCACCACTTCGGCCGGCAGTGCAAGCTCAGCTACTACGGCTTCACCAAGCTGATGGAGCTCTTTGAGGCAATCCCAGACATTGTGATg GTGCTGGAATGCGGTGAGGAGAAAGTGCTGATTTTAACGGAGGTGGAGCGTATCAAAGCTCTGGCAGCCCAGCTGGTGAAGCTCCTGCGGGCTCAGAAGAACCTCAgccttcctgtcagccagctgcTCCCCGAGTACAGCAAGACCTTCGGGTACGGCATTCGCCTGCAGGACTACGACGCGGCGGCGCTGCCTGCTCTGCTGGCCAAACTCTGCCATGTtgtcaag GTGGTGGACGGCGCCGACGGGCGGGAAGTGCAGCTGATCAACAGGAAGTCTCTGCGGCTGCTGACCACCCAGCTGCTGGCTCTGCTCATGTCCCAAGGAGGCCGTCAGGTGGCGACGGGCGTGAAGGTGGAGGAGCTGAGCCGGCTCTACCTCAACGTTCACGGGGCCCAGCTTAACCCGTGCGAATACGGGTTTCTGTCTCTGAGCGAGCTGCTGAAGAGCCTGCCCTATCTGGTGGAG TTGTACTTTGAAGGAAGCGGTGAAGATGGTAAAGACTCCGGCGGCAGCCAGGGGGTTGAGTGGGTGAGGCTAACCAGGCTGTACCAGTTTGCGGGTAACGTGCGGGCGCTGCTCCACACCTACCACTACAACCAGATCTTCCTGACCGAGTTCCAGGGGGCTTACAGCAAGTTCACAGGCTGCAGCCTCGACCCTCGCTTTTATGGCTACGTCACCACCGACGAGCTGCTCAGCGCTATCCCACAG GTGGTCTGGATCAAAGGGCATGGTCATAAGAAGATTATTGTTTTGAAGAACGATATGAAAG ccaagcCGAGCTGTTCGGTGCCCAGCAGCCCCCAGCCAGGAGAAATGCAGGAGAGTCCGAGGGACAGCCCCGTCAGCAGCACCACATCAGGAACACAAAGTCCAG